The sequence ATTCGATGTACAGTCGCGCTCAGGGGGATAACTTACTTCCAATTCCATAATGCATTACTGAATTACTTTAGTTTCCGACACTGTATCTTCAAATAACTAAATCTTATAACAAGTTGACCTTTTGGGATTCCGCCGACCTTAGCAGAACACTCGTAGCGGGGACTTCCATGCAGGACGGTACTTTCCATCGCGCGCGGGGGAGCATTCCTTAGCAACGTGTCTGGTGTGCGAgtagaagagcagagaagaatggggaggagagaaatatggATAAAAGAGATATGAatgtttaatattattgtttgaaacaaataaatgtgctagacatcaaaggtcatatagcaccatggtaaagtattgtgtcgtAAGGGTAAAAATTATGTTAAcgataagggaaaagaaggaagtggatgaagtagggcagggattagtaaaatgggaaaggttaagaggGTAGAGTGATTGAGTGAACTTTATTGTATCTGCgagtggggaaagagaaatgaagaagtgggggggaggggagacggggaggaggaagatgagagaattaGATGACACGAGAACAGGAGAGACATGGACAATATGAgaggaaaggtaaaaagaaagagaaaagaagagacaaagtgtggcgaaggaaaaaaaatatatatatatatacaaaaagatagaaaaagattgATGAGAAAAGGAGACGTTTGAGTATCATGTGGTTCTCAAATTTCTGACTTTACTTTTGATCTTACTACTGTGCGTCCACCCATACTGTTTGTGATTTTGCTTTGTTCTGGATAACCTTTATTAATAGGTTCAATTTACTTTGTATTAATAGTTTTCATCTCTATTGATAGGTATAATTTATGTATCACTATTTGCAAAACTTATGTATCTGGACTGGAGGtcgagaaaataaggaagaattgGATATGGGATTATAAGACTAATGGTAGTTCAATTAAACAGTAATTGAAGAGATAGAAACATCAAAAAAGGGATACTATATCAAGCAGaggacctttttttcttcttcttcttcttagcacCAAAGAGGCTGCTCTTGTTCATGCTGTCAACTACATCcactatatctatttttctttccggtctttccctctccctctttaatcATTTTTCAATTTTCACCTTCAACCTCTTCCACCTAGTTTGGTTACATAATAGGAATTACGAGCAGCTAATAATTCTTGTATCAGACAGAGCAGCTTTGGGATTCAAATACTAAAACACATAATTAGCTACTGTCAACCTTCTGATGTATATGTTCAATAAAAAGTTATCAGAATGCTTCTATAACATAACAATGGCAACTTATGGTCTTTATTTTCATGCTCTGGTTGGATTTTCAGAATGTGCAAGAAAAACTAGAAGGTATAAAATACCGAGAGAagtattaggatatatatattacattttcaaTCCACAATAAATGATTGAAAGATCAGTCTGTTACTATGTGTGAAAATCAAAATATAACATAGGAAAAAAATAGTtctaatattatattataaacaaATTGTATTTGTTCTGCAGCAGTTAACACAGTCTGTACATGTCACTGTTGTCTCATTTCTAGTTGGCAAGTCACACTGAAATCTCACGCTGAGGTATTTGACAAACACATCCAATCATACATATGGCAGGTTAGTTCACAGTGTTATctgaacatacaaatatacatcacTGGGCATCCACAGgacaatttatataaataaaaactatttCCGGACGTTCTCTTgtaaaaaacagacacataacaGTCATTCAGCTTCACCGTTTCCGAACACATCCCACAACTCAAACATCCAACAGTTATCCTGTCTTTCACAATTGCATGCCATCCGCTCCATTACTAACAATATTAAAGACAGGAATGTGATATAATAAAGATGTTAAAAATCGAAGAAGTGCACCACTGTTGTAAATATGTGTCCGCCTGTTGTGGCTGATTTACTAAGGTATATTTTCATCATACGTAATACAAGAATATTAAAATATTGCATAAACTTGTTCTAGTGAGATGATACAAATGTTGAGCTAAAAAATACTGAGAAAGAGAGCTAATAAAAATGCTATCTCTCCTAACCACTATTTCTCTCTTCACTTGAAAATGTGATATACGGCCACTAGTAAAGTTGAACCCTCAAAAACTGAAAGCTATTTCCTATCTTACAAGACACTCCCTAagcacaaaaaaaggagaaaagaaagctgCAACATTTACAATCACAGATGAGACAGGCATCCTAACTTCAATGACCCTCGTGATCCAGGTCTGCCGTTCTCCAGCTCTCTTTCGCAAGCAAGCGCTTATAGCCTTATAAAAATATTCGGTTTCACAACAATAATATGTTTCCAAAGGCATCATCTTCACTGGCAGAAAGAAGTGCCCATGCTTTTCCGCTTGTGGTGATAGGTCAGTCGTTGATTGAGACGGTGATCACGTCGGTGATAATATTCATTGAAGTCCAAGCGGGTGCACAGCAAGTGGAGATTCTGGTCATCATGTTGAGACAGCATCAGCAAGAAGGACTGGACCATATCCTGGAAAATACGAAACatgtattaaaattattatttcttgtgAGAATTCTTGTCCACATACACAGAATATGCACACAGCGTCTCTGAGAGCAAGACTGATCAATGTACACATTTCTGGGTAAAGTACAAATCATTACACATGCCTCTGATGAATGGCACTGTCAATATTATGGAATCAATACTGCAACTGGTTACTTCCTTTTCTCTGATCCTATACTACCAGAAAAATCATgagtaaaatataataatcaaaatcaaggGATATTACTTCATCAGGATTTCTTAAATCAAGAAATTAATGTCATTTCCTGTTAgctcttccccattttctatttatttttgtgcaAAGCAATTCTGCTATAAATtcagaaaatattttgaaatatgatAAAGAATGCAATCTATTTTATGGTCCATATGGTAATAATTTTCAAATTTACTTTACTGTAATGAATTGGCTTTTGATCAAAAGGGCTGAAAATACTTTTACTGAATGTTAACAAAATGCAATCTGCAGTTACCTGATAAGTCTGTGTGTTAATCCTCAAGTCTGACTTTAATTTTGGTACAACTTTGGTTAAGAATTctttcctccttcgcttctcGACATCCTGCTGCTCTGCTGTTGTACCAAATTCACCTGCTTCTGTCTTGGCCTGACATGACAAAGAGCAAATAAATTGTGAGCAGATGAATTATGGAAAAAAGATCATACCTTTACATGAATAGTTAACATCAGATATGAAATACTTGGTGACTTTATTTTAAAAtgttcataatatttgtaaaatgtaattttttttatattttgcaaATATGAAAAGGTATTTCAATAACTAGTTCTGATGATCTAACCACACCAGCTGAAAATCTGATTGCAAGACATTTTCCATACTGTATTACAGCTAAATctaatcaataacaatatcaatcctAAATCTTCTTTCAGTAAGTTCATTATCAAGATACATAATGAAATTCATCCTCAAAAATCTACTGTAGTCAGGAAGGAGACTTACAACACGATGCATTTCCCAAAactgaaaatatattcatacctTGATTTCAGCTTCGGCATTCTTTCTAGCGTTCACCTCTGCTGATACAGCCAGGGACAGCCTCTCTTGCAGACCTCGTAGGTTTTGGATCAAATTGTAAAAGGTTCTGAGGTGAGTTCTTACTTGCTGTGTAGGAAGAGAACAAATTGAAATGTAGCAATAAATACCCTCATACAGCTTCTAAAAAAGAATTTTGTTATATCATGTGAGGGATGGCCATTTATCTTAAAATGGCAGCAACACTCACTTAAATTTATTGAACAAatacattataaaaaatatataacacaacTGAGTTTCTCAAACAGAAATGAAATCGTGCTCTACTTCAACAAATAATGCAGTGCAAACCTTTGATTTGCTGTCAAGAAGTGCTCCGGCTACAATTCTCTTGAGGAACTCATTATGGGCTGCAATAACATCATCGAGACTTTGTGCTGACTTGAGGTTAGTCATTAGGCCATGCCAAGAGCACTCAAGAACCTCAAAGGTCATGTAGTACTGCATTTGGTGGACTAAATGGACCATCTCTGTTGTTAGGAGCTGGACTCCATGAAGCACAACACCCAATTCTGCAAGATGGAAATAAAATTGATATGAAGATATGAAAATAttccttacatatatatgaagttaTGGGTACATGTTCCATATTCCATAAGGTATGTCAAGCTGCACAGGAGACTGACCGGGTAAATCACGGCAGAGCTTTGAAGTAGCTGCCTGCTCTTTCCAAATGTCAGACAGGATCATCTCCATCCTTTTGTCTTTCCAGAGTGCATTGAACAGCATCAAGTACTGTCTCATACAATCAGCAGTCAGCACCTATGAAAGCAATGACTGTTAAGTGGTATGCTTAAAATACTATCTTAAAATTCTAGACTGAGGAAGCCCCTCTATAAAATTCATTTAAATCTAATTTCTTCAATAAGAACGCTATATAAAACTATCAGCTTTACCGTTCCAATTGGTCCATCTACATGATAGTCCAAACTGAACACATCCCATCCAAGGTCACCGGGAGAGATTTCGAGCAATCTGACATCTAGACGTTCGAGGATGTCTGGTTCCTCATACTGAGCATTACTGGCAGCCACTGCAGTCTCCAAGAGGGAAGACAGATTATGTGGGTACAGGTAAGTGGCTGGTCCACCCAACTCTGGTCTGAAAATGAGAGGCAAGGTAAGCTATCTTTGAAGACTAATTATGTAGCAAATGCACTATTGAATTTATTatagaaatgacaaaaaacaaaaatacaaacattcaAATACTCTCTGAATCCCCTACTTACGTAAGAACCTGCATAAGGTAGTGTATGAAATCCCCCTGGCCAAGGAGGAGGTACCGACGTAGAGCACGAAGATGGTCCATCAGTTTGTGTCGTGTAAGGATCTCTTCTAGGACATGGCGAGAAGTTTCTCTGAATGTCAGACTAACTAGATTGTCAAGCTGACTGTTTTCATCTTGAGTAAACAATGATTCAACTGAAAAGAAAGCAGATATTGAGAAATTATGgagtaaatgaaaggaaaatctACATCTTATCCTAGTTTAATAACCATTTCCAATATCTAATagaaatttatttaaaaaaacaagtaaCTTCTCCTCACCAGTTGTTTGTTGAAGAGCAGACTTGATAGCATCACGCCCTGCTATCGGAGCACGGAAATGACAGACATTACGAAGGAAATTGAGAGATTTACCGGATGCAAGTACCTTCTGAGCCTGACTCTTGCTAATGAAAGATGGCAACATGCACCACCTACCAAGAGATCCAAAACATGAAGTCATAAAAAGGTTTTGCAGTGGTGCATGCAGTCAGATATGTCATCATTCCTTCAAGAGTAGAACCAATCACAAAATGAAAGTTACAATTTCATTAACAAAAGCAGTAAATATTACCAGAATTAGGAAATTTCCATAATTAAATTCCATGtctaaaataagtgaaaaaaacagatatgtaataacaagtgtatatacatataattttgatTGGAATAGGTAAACAGTAAATTCCTCaggaacaataaaaatacaagtcTGATTATAACAAATGTACAATATTTCAGGAAGAGAGATCAGAACCAAAATGAATCTCTAGCAAGCCAACCCAAATCTCCCTCACCTTATTGAATACTTGTCCTGCCACAGTTTGTCATCAGAAACTGTGTGATCTGAAGCAATGAAGAACTCGTGGTGAGGATCCTCCAGTGTGCCATCTAAGAGCCACTGAGTGAGCATAACATACAGAGGCGTGCAGGCCATGTTCAGGACGTGACGGACAACTGTTCTGTGTCCTGGATCTCCATGGTGCATGTGCTGTTTGGAAGTGAAAGGATTTTGACCTCTAATCATTAAACTGGAATATTGGAAATTCTACTCGGTTTTATCATCaattacaataaaataaacacatctTGGCTATAgtgagacaaacacacatattactGAGAAACCTGGAAGCAATTTTCTAACACTAtacaaattatcattaatgcgaagacaaagaaaatgatttGTAAACATATTACACATTCACAGTACTTATTTCTttttcccacacacaaacacacacacgcacacacacaaaaaaaactttaaaGGTAAATATACTTTAACTGCTGGTTTCATACAAGATCACATCTGAATTCTTCACATttcagaaaggaggaaaaagttaTGTGCAATAAAACATATTACTGACCTGATATATGGCAGAAACACAGGCACCTCCATACACTTCCCGTGCCGCATGAGTAAGCAGTGCCAGGGCCTTCAGGTGAGTGCGGGGCTCCAGTGTCCAGAGGACCAAGCGCCGCAGCGTGAGGCCCCCCATTGGCTCTCCCATTGGAGTGTCTCCACCTTCTTGAATCTAAATGGAGGAGTAATCAAATTTTGATTTCCACAATTTTTCAATTTGAGGGTTGCTTAAACTATACTGTATCGTATATTTCTTTTTGCGATCCTAAATTTAATCAAAAGTATGAAAAACAGAACACTCTGACATAAGAATCAGAATGAGCATGATAAATATTACTCCAGATCACTCCTCACTTAAATATACTTAAATATCAGACATTCGTACCTGGGCCTCCAGTACTGCAATCAGTCTGCAATACTCATTCAGTTCCTCTCTTAATGCCATTACTAACGACTGGTTCACTAATCCTGCAGCTGTTCTGTCAGTCGTACGCtcgcttcctgttcctcttccaccccactcACAGAAGTTTTTGACTTGATTATATAACCAACCAACTTCTGTCAGCTTCATAATCAGTTCCTTCTGGCTGAGTGACAACCGCACCTATACAGACACAGTATCACAATTATCTGAGAGATTTCTTTGGATATCCTTATTTGATCAGTGCCTTAAATAACAAGAGAAATTGCAAATCGTGGCTGTAAATCATCCATTTctgagataaaggaaagaaaaaggggggaaaaaaagtaaataaataaaccataatTACAAGACAAGAAATGTCAATCTCCTTACCTTTGGATCTAACCTAAAGCCATCCTTGTTGACATCCATCTTAATGATCTTCCCTTCAATACCCTGGAAAATGAAAAGGACTTCCCTGATGAGCACCTTCTCTGTCACTTCTATCAATTCTGAAAtgcaaagacagaaaacaaagtcAAGTTCCATCATATGTCTTGTATTGGCTATTTTCTCAAGTTGTTTTTTTACCTCCATCAATACTGTCTAGCAATGCTGATCTGTTGAAAGGGCTGAGTATTGTACTTTTTAAATCATATCTGTTGTGTCCTGACTATTGTGTAAGAAATCTTGCATACTATGGATACTGAATATTTAAAAGAAATCATGATTGGAGAATTGCTAAATATTTTTAGAAGTATGTACTTCAGTCACATAGCTAAAATAACATCTTAATTCTTAGGAACATCTCATACCCTAGTTCAACTATCATATTCTACTCGAGTGCTTGTGTCTTCCTTCGTTGCTTCTTTTAATCTACTATTAAACTACTGTGAAGACAGATTCCAGgatgatttcgaaactgttgtctcatttattccaataaatttagtttgcgcattgtgttttttttttaaccacaGCATCAACATGGCAgtattcttccattctttcttcactGTAAGTCTTTTACATGAAGATCCATCACCTTCAAGATACGCAATGCTCACCTTCCTTTGTGCTTTTTGTGGACTGCTTATGGCTATTTTGTGCAAACTGTAATCTATCAGCGGGAGCCTGTTGCTGAAGCTCAGCAAATGGGGAGTCGGGATTGGCAGTGGCAGctcctgaaaaaaataatatcaataataataataataataaaaataatgataaataaatcagcaaagaaaaaataaacttttaGAGTGGAGAAGCATATAAGAGCATAGCTAAGGTGAATTAATACAAACAGCAATAGTAGCCCAATGTAAGCACCTGATGTCTAAACCTCACAACTACATTCTTTATAATCTTAAAAAAGGGTATTTATGATTTATGGTTGATAATTTCCTGTCAGATGCCATGATACAGATATTCCAGGAAGAGCATTCAGCAAATTATTTCCTTATTAaccttgaaaaaaatatgaagtttTGTACCAAAAGAATAGCTGTctcgacgatgattatgatgatgggaagaagaggaaggaggaggaggaggaggaggaaggagaagaggaggaggaagaataataagaataagaataagaagaggaggaagaataataataaaaagaggatgaggacgaagaagaaaataagggaacAAAAAATTTTATTTGCAAATATCATACTAACAATAAAGAAGGCCGACAGACAAGATTTTTCATTGGCAATACCAGTAAACATAAGAGCCCTCAAATATTCTACATTAATTCTTCAAAACCACTGAGAATTTTTTGAAGGGATGGCCTCTCATATTTGGGTAATTTAGAACCTATTTTTTTCTCCACTTGCTtcataacaaaatagaaaataactaAAAAGTACAATGAAACACAGGTAATCAgtctttggctgtctgtctccCACACAAGTTCCACTGCTTCTCAATTCTGTTCCTACCCTTGCTTGGCCTTTCTTTGCTTCcccctccatttttccctctatatcagttatctatccatcatttatgtatctcttatcttatctacctgtctttctatggTGGTTTTGGGCAATATTGTCAAATGCCAAGCAAGCTGAATACCAGAGAGCAATGCACCCAGTTTCACAGTCTGAGGAAATTGCTGGAATTGGACACGAACTTTTACAGACACATATTACATGAATTATACAATCTTTTAACCTTCCTaaatatacaacaataataacaaccaccacaaccacaagaaaaagaacaacaataatgataaaaaagtctctttctgtttctacaAACATATTCGTAAGAAATGCATACCTTTATACATTGCAGCAAGGCGAGACACTCTGCTGCTGCCTGAAGTAATATCTGCGCCTCCATGTCTGGTAGACTGAACATTTAGACTCGGCAGAGAATTTACTCCAGGTGGAACTCTGGCTCCAGAGGGGGCAGTAGGTGAGAGACATGCATCCACATTATGGAACAACTTGGGGATAGGGAAAGCCTCTTCGGTCTGATGGCCGTTAGTCAAGCCATTCTCCTGTTGAAAATACCAaaagaacataaacaaataaaggaaagtaaaatgaaaataaatctgcTAAAATCAAGTCTAACTATCCTGCTCTGTAATGGCATCTAGAGACAGCATAAGTAAATAAACCAATGAAAAACATACACTGATTGTACCGTAGTTACTTACATGAACTGGTGATTGTGCATTTGATAATGTTAGTATTCTTGTGCTGGAAAGCGAGGTATTATCTTGACTCAAagcaaggaaaaaggagagaatgctTGCTTTGTTTCGTGGCACTtcctgtaaaaaataaaaaaggtccATGTTAATAACTTATACTCAGGTAATCATGTCCAACTCAATAACTGATAATGAATAGCAAGCACTATAGTTTCCTTCTAGTTTGGAATCCATAAAGGACAACACACATAACCTGTTTCCTGCAGgactctctcactgtttctctgaatcatgaataatatatatatatatatatatatatatatatatatatatatatatatatatatatatatatatatatatatatatatatatatatatatatatataaataatgactgAGTATCAAAAAAGTGTAAACTAATTTCAAAGTCAAAAGGGTCAGTGGCTATCAAAATTTAGCCGTGACTCTCATTTCCTCATACCAAAATTCAGGAATTATGAATCACAACAAATCAAATTGAAGCTCGGTTTGCATCAACTGAATAACATACAACTGACAAAACTATCTCCAAGACCTAAACAATGTAGCCTACTTTAAACTTTTTTCACTGTAATCCTGTTTGGTTTTCTGTATAACCTTCATGACACTAAATGATGCATATTGTGCACTGGTCAGAAATGTTTACTTTTCTCTAAGCTTTTATTAACCTTATTTTCTTCTCAAAATAATTATATTCCATATGTATCTTTTAATTATTCATAAAAGACGTACAGTGTATTTCACTAACATGTTATAACCCTAAACTATAAgatatttcatatttcaaaatTGGAATTTCTGGAGCACATaattaatgataagcataatgctatcagatatataaatctatacctaACCTTTATGACAGCATCCTTTTCATGTTTAATTTTGTTAAATAGTAGTGTTGCTGATTCAAAAAGAAATACTTAAGAGGCTAGTACTTTGCTTACTGTAGCAAATTGTGGTCTTCTTTAGCTTCCAGTTTTGTTCCAAGGAAAAAAAGTATGCTCATAATCACTCAACACAGTTTATCATAAATGTTCTGACAATAGTGTATGCCAATATTTCATCTCATTTTACTTCTGATGAAAAGTCATGCTCCTCCCTTAATCAGGTGTAGATGGACCCAAGCGTGGAAATATTGGATACCTCAAACTGGCCTGATGACGTGAATATCGGAGTAAGTGAAATATGATCCCATTCTTTGAATATACAAATTGTCATGGTCTCACCTTTTATTCTTTAACTTACGACCAATTCACTAACATGCAAAGGTAAAACACTTACTGATTTCATTAGTTTGTTTATCAACCCGGAGAAACGAGCGGCATCCTCCAGCCTTTTCTCCCGTACCAAACGACGGCGGATCTTATCAGCAACAACATTGTGATCTTTGGCAGCAGCTCCAGACCAGCCTTCATTTAGCAAATTTACGGCAAGTTGGAAATGTGAAGTTACACGATCTGAAAGAAAGGCGAAGCCAGTGTGAAATGAAATGTGTATAAACAGTAGGCATTAGGGAATGCAGTCTTTGGGTATATGAATGCAAATTTCAATTTGATACAAATATGAAAGAATTCTTTCCAAACGTGTCATCCCCtggaataatgcaatatataATTTTGAATAAAAACTAATTATTCAAAAACTAATGATCAATTTataaacaatgttttttttttttttctttttcttatatcatttcagGAGCACACTGCATCCATAGTCAGAGCTGACATGTCTTGGTATCTCAacttggaaaaatatatatatgtataaagtatgagGAGACAAGCCTAGCAAGAAATATATTGTCAAAGTGACTTAATTAAGATAGT is a genomic window of Penaeus vannamei isolate JL-2024 chromosome 14, ASM4276789v1, whole genome shotgun sequence containing:
- the LOC113808809 gene encoding gamma-tubulin complex component 3 homolog; protein product: MDASNALLKRLCSHVTGISDDRVTSHFQLAVNLLNEGWSGAAAKDHNVVADKIRRRLVREKRLEDAARFSGLINKLMKSEVPRNKASILSFFLALSQDNTSLSSTRILTLSNAQSPVHENGLTNGHQTEEAFPIPKLFHNVDACLSPTAPSGARVPPGVNSLPSLNVQSTRHGGADITSGSSRVSRLAAMYKGAATANPDSPFAELQQQAPADRLQFAQNSHKQSTKSTKEELIEVTEKVLIREVLFIFQGIEGKIIKMDVNKDGFRLDPKVRLSLSQKELIMKLTEVGWLYNQVKNFCEWGGRGTGSERTTDRTAAGLVNQSLVMALREELNEYCRLIAVLEAQIQEGGDTPMGEPMGGLTLRRLVLWTLEPRTHLKALALLTHAAREVYGGACVSAIYQHMHHGDPGHRTVVRHVLNMACTPLYVMLTQWLLDGTLEDPHHEFFIASDHTVSDDKLWQDKYSIRWCMLPSFISKSQAQKVLASGKSLNFLRNVCHFRAPIAGRDAIKSALQQTTVESLFTQDENSQLDNLVSLTFRETSRHVLEEILTRHKLMDHLRALRRYLLLGQGDFIHYLMQVLTPELGGPATYLYPHNLSSLLETAVAASNAQYEEPDILERLDVRLLEISPGDLGWDVFSLDYHVDGPIGTVLTADCMRQYLMLFNALWKDKRMEMILSDIWKEQAATSKLCRDLPELGVVLHGVQLLTTEMVHLVHQMQYYMTFEVLECSWHGLMTNLKSAQSLDDVIAAHNEFLKRIVAGALLDSKSKQVRTHLRTFYNLIQNLRGLQERLSLAVSAEVNARKNAEAEIKAKTEAGEFGTTAEQQDVEKRRRKEFLTKVVPKLKSDLRINTQTYQDMVQSFLLMLSQHDDQNLHLLCTRLDFNEYYHRRDHRLNQRLTYHHKRKSMGTSFCQ